In Pseudomonas sp. ADAK18, a single window of DNA contains:
- a CDS encoding flavodoxin has product MKVAILSGSVYGTAEEVARHAASILNKAGFEAWHNARATLADVQAFAPDAFLAVTSTTGMGELPDNLQPLYSMIRDQLPAAWRGLPGAVIGLGDSSYGDTFCGGGEQMRELFAELGVQEVLPMLRLDASESVTPETDAEPWLAELVTALRG; this is encoded by the coding sequence ATGAAAGTCGCCATCCTTTCCGGCTCGGTGTACGGCACGGCCGAAGAAGTCGCCCGGCATGCTGCAAGTATCCTTAATAAAGCGGGTTTTGAAGCCTGGCATAACGCCCGTGCCACCTTGGCGGACGTGCAGGCCTTCGCCCCGGATGCCTTTCTGGCCGTGACTTCCACCACCGGCATGGGCGAGTTGCCGGACAATCTGCAACCGTTGTATTCGATGATCCGCGATCAATTACCCGCCGCCTGGCGTGGCTTGCCGGGTGCGGTGATTGGCCTGGGTGACTCCAGCTACGGTGACACTTTCTGCGGCGGCGGCGAACAAATGCGTGAATTGTTTGCCGAGCTGGGTGTACAGGAAGTGCTGCCGATGCTGCGCCTCGACGCCAGCGAAAGCGTCACCCCGGAAACCGACGCCGAGCCTTGGCTGGCCGAGTTGGTTACTGCACTGCGCGGTTGA
- a CDS encoding class II aldolase/adducin family protein produces MSLAPVQSTQSVKDQVSAAEWQTRVDLAACYRLVAMHGWDDLIFTHISAKVPGTEDFLINPFGLMFHEITASSLVKVDQAGNKLMDSSYEINPAGYTIHSAVHEVRHDVVCVLHTHTAAGVAVSAQKQGVLPISQQSIFVLSSLAYHAYEGVALNHEEKARLQADLGENNFLMLRNHGLLTCGGTIADTFLMMFTFQRACDIQVLAQNGGAELIAIEPQILAGAKAMIAGVTKSAQGMGGALAWPALLRKLDKQDPGYKS; encoded by the coding sequence GTGAGCCTAGCCCCCGTTCAATCGACACAGAGTGTAAAAGACCAGGTCAGTGCCGCCGAATGGCAGACCCGCGTCGACCTGGCCGCCTGCTACCGCTTGGTCGCCATGCATGGCTGGGACGATCTGATTTTCACCCACATCTCAGCCAAAGTGCCGGGCACCGAAGATTTCCTGATCAACCCGTTCGGGTTGATGTTCCATGAGATCACCGCGTCGAGCCTGGTCAAAGTCGATCAGGCTGGCAACAAGCTGATGGACAGTTCCTACGAGATCAATCCGGCGGGCTACACCATCCACAGCGCAGTGCATGAAGTGCGGCACGACGTGGTGTGTGTCTTGCACACCCACACCGCAGCCGGCGTTGCTGTCTCGGCGCAGAAGCAGGGTGTGTTGCCCATCAGCCAGCAGTCGATATTCGTGTTGTCCAGCCTGGCCTATCACGCCTACGAAGGTGTGGCACTGAACCACGAAGAAAAAGCCCGGTTGCAGGCTGACCTGGGGGAGAACAACTTCCTCATGCTGCGTAACCACGGCCTGCTGACCTGCGGCGGCACCATCGCCGATACCTTCCTGATGATGTTCACCTTCCAGCGTGCCTGTGACATTCAGGTGCTGGCGCAAAACGGCGGCGCCGAGTTGATCGCCATCGAGCCGCAAATTCTGGCGGGAGCCAAGGCCATGATCGCCGGGGTCACCAAAAGCGCCCAAGGCATGGGCGGTGCGTTGGCCTGGCCGGCGCTGTTGCGCAAGCTGGACAAGCAGGACCCAGGATACAAATCCTGA
- a CDS encoding DUF1244 domain-containing protein: protein MNDQQRLELEAAAFRRLVAHLDSRKDVQNIDLMNLAGFCRNCLSKWYKAEADERQIEVSLDDAREVVYGMPYAEWKARYQQEANAEQQAAFAKGKTHD from the coding sequence ATGAACGACCAACAACGCCTCGAACTCGAAGCTGCCGCCTTCCGCCGGTTGGTGGCGCACCTGGACAGCCGCAAGGATGTACAGAACATCGACCTGATGAACCTCGCCGGCTTCTGCCGCAACTGCCTGTCCAAGTGGTACAAGGCCGAGGCCGACGAGCGCCAGATCGAGGTCAGCCTCGATGACGCCCGTGAAGTGGTGTACGGCATGCCGTACGCCGAGTGGAAAGCCCGATACCAGCAAGAAGCCAACGCCGAACAACAAGCGGCGTTCGCCAAAGGAAAAACCCATGACTGA
- a CDS encoding alpha/beta fold hydrolase — translation MRLAEIPLSAWRKRGQSFVFRGRTIRYWVAGQGEPLLLIHGFPTASWDWHYLWQPLAQRNTVIACDMLGFGDSAKPLDHGYCLLEQADLQQALLEYLRVQRPVHVLAHDYGDSVAQELLARHYEGRFKMSSCVFLNGGLFPETHRPALVQKLLLSPLGWMIGRTFGRNALASSFKQIFGPDTRPSESALDDFWSLINAHDGPRILHKLIGYIPQRRRQRERWVAAMQRGDVPLRVIDGEVDPISGGHMVARYRELVPNADTVLLANIGHYPQIEAPVQVLKHYLAFRERIALTAPHVACS, via the coding sequence ATGCGTCTGGCCGAGATTCCCCTCAGCGCCTGGCGCAAACGCGGCCAGAGCTTTGTGTTTCGGGGCCGGACTATTCGTTACTGGGTGGCAGGGCAGGGCGAACCGTTGCTGTTGATCCACGGTTTTCCTACCGCCAGTTGGGACTGGCACTACCTATGGCAGCCCCTGGCCCAGCGCAACACGGTGATTGCCTGCGACATGCTGGGCTTTGGCGATTCGGCCAAGCCACTGGATCATGGCTATTGCCTGCTGGAACAGGCCGACCTGCAACAGGCCTTGCTGGAGTACCTGCGCGTACAGCGGCCGGTGCATGTGTTGGCCCATGATTACGGTGACAGCGTCGCCCAGGAACTGCTTGCCCGGCACTACGAAGGCCGCTTCAAGATGTCGAGCTGTGTGTTTCTCAATGGTGGGCTGTTCCCCGAGACTCATCGCCCAGCGTTGGTGCAAAAACTGTTGCTCAGCCCCCTGGGCTGGATGATCGGTCGCACCTTTGGGCGCAATGCCTTGGCCAGCAGCTTCAAGCAGATCTTCGGCCCTGACACCCGGCCCAGTGAAAGCGCCCTGGACGATTTCTGGAGCCTGATCAATGCACATGATGGCCCACGGATCCTGCACAAACTGATCGGCTATATCCCTCAACGGCGCCGGCAACGGGAGCGTTGGGTGGCGGCGATGCAGCGCGGTGATGTGCCGTTGCGGGTGATTGACGGCGAAGTTGACCCGATTTCCGGTGGGCACATGGTCGCGCGCTACCGCGAACTGGTGCCGAACGCCGATACGGTGTTGCTGGCCAACATCGGCCATTACCCGCAGATCGAAGCGCCGGTGCAGGTGCTCAAGCATTACCTGGCGTTTCGCGAGCGCATCGCGTTGACGGCGCCGCACGTGGCGTGTTCCTGA
- the folE gene encoding GTP cyclohydrolase I FolE, with the protein MTLSLPHHYREILKGLGEDPEREGLLDTPKRAAKAMQYLCHGYSQSVEEIVNGALFASDNDEMVIVADIELYSLCEHHLLPFIGKAHVAYMPTGKVLGLSKIARIVDMFARRLQIQENLTREIADAIQGVTQAAGVAVVIEAKHMCMMMRGVEKQNSTMNTSVMLGAFRESNTTRMEFLQLIGRSK; encoded by the coding sequence ATGACTTTGTCCCTGCCCCACCACTACCGCGAGATTCTCAAGGGCCTGGGTGAAGACCCGGAGCGCGAAGGCTTGCTCGACACCCCCAAGCGCGCGGCCAAGGCCATGCAGTATCTGTGTCATGGCTACAGCCAGAGCGTGGAGGAGATCGTCAATGGTGCACTGTTCGCCTCCGACAATGACGAGATGGTGATCGTCGCCGACATCGAGCTGTATTCCCTGTGCGAACATCACCTGTTGCCTTTTATCGGCAAGGCGCACGTCGCCTATATGCCAACGGGCAAGGTGCTGGGCCTATCGAAGATTGCGCGCATTGTCGACATGTTTGCCCGTCGCCTGCAGATCCAGGAAAACCTCACGCGGGAAATCGCCGATGCCATCCAGGGTGTCACCCAAGCTGCCGGCGTGGCGGTTGTGATTGAAGCCAAACATATGTGCATGATGATGCGCGGTGTCGAAAAACAGAATTCAACCATGAACACCTCGGTGATGCTCGGCGCTTTCCGCGAGTCGAACACCACGCGCATGGAGTTCCTGCAACTGATTGGACGGAGCAAGTAG
- the folM gene encoding dihydromonapterin reductase, which translates to MTPTPAPILITGASQRVGLHCALRLLDEGQPVIFSYRSERPGVKTLRERGAIALFADFSSEAGILTFIDELKAHTTRLRAIIHNASAWETETPGEESRAFTDMFSVHMLAPYLINLHCADLLQRSRPADIVHISDDVTRKGSRQHIAYCATKAGLDSLTLSFAAQLAPDIKVNGISPAMVMFNEGDDAAYRAKVLAKSALGIEPGPEVIYQSVRYLLDNPYVTGTTLTVNGGRHIK; encoded by the coding sequence ATGACGCCTACTCCTGCCCCGATCCTGATCACCGGCGCCAGCCAGCGCGTCGGCCTGCATTGCGCGTTGCGCCTGCTGGACGAAGGGCAGCCGGTCATCTTCAGCTACCGCAGCGAACGTCCCGGCGTGAAGACCCTGCGCGAGCGCGGTGCGATTGCCTTATTCGCCGATTTTTCCAGCGAGGCGGGCATCCTCACCTTCATCGATGAACTCAAAGCACATACCACCCGCCTGCGGGCAATCATCCACAATGCCTCGGCCTGGGAAACAGAAACACCCGGCGAGGAAAGCCGCGCCTTCACCGACATGTTCAGCGTGCATATGCTTGCGCCGTACCTGATCAACCTGCATTGTGCGGACTTGCTGCAACGCTCTCGACCTGCCGATATTGTGCACATCAGCGATGACGTCACCCGTAAGGGCAGCCGCCAACACATCGCCTATTGCGCCACCAAGGCCGGCCTCGACAGCCTGACCTTGTCCTTTGCCGCTCAACTGGCACCCGATATCAAGGTCAACGGCATCTCCCCGGCCATGGTGATGTTCAATGAAGGCGACGATGCGGCGTATCGTGCCAAAGTACTGGCCAAATCGGCGCTGGGCATCGAGCCAGGGCCCGAGGTGATTTACCAGAGCGTGCGTTACCTGCTGGACAACCCTTATGTCACCGGTACCACCCTGACCGTCAACGGCGGGCGGCATATCAAGTAA
- a CDS encoding MerR family transcriptional regulator, whose amino-acid sequence MATLTALLDGFSLTGTVDSEEFLPIREVSRLTGVNPVTLRAWERRYGLIQPTRTESGHRLYSKADVDTVHRVLDWIERGVAVSKVGKILARDDQQAAAVRVVAQESGSHEWGEWQSQLWQAISAFDDRQLCRLYGQIFAAYPITVVFQDILMPLWHQLSRHQGQFGQASEWLFFDAFLSSRAIQRLQLAAASAAPRVLLAAMPGECRSLELLVAGVLLGSEELTAQVLGMGQPFDELTLVCEKTRPRALVVFSNHSPTHDLSRRLNRLAMTLECPLLLAGDASDLAQEALAGSSIGCLGNDARLMQQRLWRFLSGTLDT is encoded by the coding sequence ATGGCCACGCTTACTGCTTTACTGGATGGATTTTCGCTCACTGGCACAGTTGATTCTGAAGAGTTTTTGCCAATTCGCGAAGTCTCGAGATTGACAGGCGTCAACCCGGTCACCTTGCGTGCCTGGGAGCGGCGATATGGCCTGATCCAGCCGACACGCACCGAAAGTGGGCATCGCCTGTACTCGAAAGCCGATGTTGATACCGTTCATCGCGTTCTCGACTGGATCGAGCGCGGCGTAGCGGTAAGCAAGGTGGGGAAGATCCTGGCGCGTGATGATCAGCAAGCGGCGGCGGTGCGGGTCGTGGCGCAAGAGTCTGGTAGCCACGAGTGGGGTGAGTGGCAAAGCCAACTGTGGCAGGCCATCAGTGCCTTTGACGACAGGCAATTGTGTCGCCTGTATGGCCAGATTTTCGCGGCTTATCCGATAACGGTAGTGTTTCAGGACATTCTGATGCCTCTCTGGCATCAACTGTCGCGCCATCAAGGCCAATTTGGCCAAGCCAGTGAGTGGCTGTTCTTCGACGCCTTCCTGAGTAGCCGGGCAATACAGCGCCTGCAACTGGCGGCTGCCTCGGCGGCGCCAAGGGTTTTACTGGCGGCCATGCCTGGGGAGTGTCGGAGTCTGGAATTGCTAGTGGCCGGTGTATTGCTGGGCAGTGAAGAACTGACGGCGCAGGTCCTGGGCATGGGCCAGCCCTTCGACGAGTTGACGCTGGTTTGTGAAAAGACCCGTCCTCGTGCGCTGGTGGTGTTCTCCAATCATTCACCTACCCATGACTTGTCCCGACGCCTGAACCGGCTGGCGATGACTCTCGAATGCCCGCTGTTGTTGGCAGGTGATGCTTCGGACTTGGCGCAGGAGGCCCTGGCGGGCTCGTCCATTGGCTGCCTGGGTAATGACGCAAGGTTGATGCAGCAACGACTATGGCGGTTTCTCAGCGGTACCCTGGATACCTGA
- the folX gene encoding dihydroneopterin triphosphate 2'-epimerase produces MPQLQPGMARIRVKDLCLRTFIGINEDEILNKQDVLINLTILYAAQEAVRDNDIDHALNYRTITKAIIAHVEGNRFALLERLTQELLDLVMSNESVLYAEVEVDKPHALRFAESVSITLAASR; encoded by the coding sequence ATGCCACAACTTCAACCAGGCATGGCGCGCATCCGGGTCAAGGACCTGTGCTTGCGCACTTTTATCGGGATCAACGAGGACGAAATCCTCAACAAGCAGGATGTGTTGATCAACCTGACCATCCTCTACGCCGCCCAGGAAGCGGTGCGCGACAACGACATCGACCATGCGTTGAACTACCGCACCATCACCAAGGCCATCATCGCCCACGTGGAAGGCAACCGTTTTGCCCTGCTGGAGCGCCTGACCCAGGAACTGCTGGACCTGGTGATGAGCAACGAATCGGTGTTGTACGCCGAAGTCGAAGTCGACAAACCCCACGCGCTACGTTTTGCCGAGTCGGTGTCGATCACCCTCGCGGCGAGTCGCTAA
- a CDS encoding PAS domain-containing protein has protein sequence MINAKLMQMVINASNDGIVVAEREGKDKPLIYVNPAFERLTGYTLDEILYQDCRFLQSGDRDQPALTAIRDALDSGGACREILRNYRKDGTHFWNELSLSTVYNNADKQTYFVGVQKDVTVQVKAQQRVAQLEAQLAEALAELAALKATSGSNKT, from the coding sequence ATGATCAACGCCAAGTTGATGCAAATGGTGATCAACGCCTCCAACGACGGGATCGTCGTCGCCGAGCGCGAAGGCAAGGACAAACCGCTGATCTACGTGAACCCGGCCTTTGAACGCCTGACCGGCTACACCCTTGATGAGATCCTTTATCAGGACTGCCGCTTCCTGCAATCAGGCGACCGTGACCAGCCCGCACTGACGGCGATTCGCGATGCGCTGGACAGTGGTGGTGCCTGCCGGGAAATTCTGCGTAATTACCGCAAAGACGGCACACACTTCTGGAATGAGCTGTCGTTATCAACGGTTTACAACAATGCCGATAAACAGACGTACTTCGTCGGTGTGCAGAAAGACGTCACGGTTCAGGTGAAGGCCCAGCAGCGCGTAGCGCAATTGGAAGCGCAATTGGCCGAGGCCCTGGCTGAACTGGCCGCGCTAAAGGCGACGAGCGGATCTAACAAAACTTAG
- the trxB gene encoding thioredoxin-disulfide reductase, protein MSDTRHSRVIILGSGPAGYSAAVYAARANLKPLLITGMQAGGQLTTTTEVDNWPGDVHGLTGPVLMERMKEHAERFETEIVFDHINAVDFSKKPYSLTGDSGVYTCDALIIATGASARYLGLPSEEAFMGKGVSACATCDGFFYRNKPVAVVGGGNTAVEEALYLANIASTVTLVHRRETFRAEKILIDKLHARVAEGKIILKLNATLDEVLGDNMGVTGARLKNNDGSFDELTVDGVFIAIGHTPNTSLFEGVLDAKDGYLIVQGGREGNATATNIEGIFAAGDVADHVYRQAITSAGAGCMAALDAERYLDGLKDASF, encoded by the coding sequence ATGTCTGATACCCGTCATTCGCGAGTGATTATTCTCGGTTCCGGCCCTGCCGGTTACAGCGCTGCTGTCTACGCAGCCCGGGCCAACCTCAAGCCGCTGCTGATCACCGGCATGCAGGCGGGCGGTCAACTGACCACCACCACCGAAGTCGACAACTGGCCGGGCGATGTCCATGGCCTGACCGGTCCGGTGCTGATGGAACGCATGAAAGAGCACGCTGAGCGCTTCGAGACCGAAATCGTCTTCGATCACATCAACGCTGTCGACTTCTCGAAAAAGCCTTACAGCCTGACCGGCGACAGCGGCGTCTACACCTGTGACGCGCTGATCATCGCCACCGGCGCCAGCGCCCGCTACCTGGGCCTGCCGTCGGAAGAAGCATTCATGGGCAAGGGCGTTTCCGCCTGCGCCACGTGCGACGGTTTCTTCTATCGCAACAAACCCGTTGCCGTAGTCGGTGGTGGCAACACCGCCGTCGAAGAAGCGCTGTACCTGGCGAACATTGCCAGCACCGTGACCCTGGTTCACCGCCGCGAGACTTTCCGCGCCGAGAAGATCCTGATCGACAAGCTGCACGCCCGGGTTGCCGAAGGCAAGATCATCCTCAAGCTCAACGCCACCCTGGATGAAGTCCTGGGCGACAACATGGGCGTGACCGGTGCTCGCCTGAAGAACAACGACGGCAGCTTCGACGAACTGACTGTCGACGGTGTGTTCATCGCCATCGGCCACACCCCGAACACCTCATTGTTCGAAGGCGTGTTGGATGCCAAAGACGGTTACCTGATCGTGCAGGGCGGCCGTGAAGGCAACGCTACTGCCACCAACATCGAAGGCATCTTCGCTGCCGGTGACGTGGCTGACCACGTTTACCGCCAGGCGATCACCTCCGCCGGCGCGGGCTGCATGGCGGCACTGGATGCCGAGCGTTACCTCGACGGGTTGAAGGACGCTTCGTTCTAA
- a CDS encoding antibiotic biosynthesis monooxygenase has translation MSTSPVTLMVARRVAKGRYEDLIAWLREGEQLATDFPGYLGSGVLAPPPGDDEFQIIFRFADEQTLHAWEFSASRGAWLGRGSDLFADPSEHRVRGIDGWFGAVGQRPPRWKQAVAIWLAFFPVSLLFNVGLEPLLSELGLFNRVLVSTLALTPLMVYFFIPLSTHLLANWLHPAPVRVKATEAAA, from the coding sequence ATGTCTACCTCACCCGTCACCTTGATGGTCGCGCGTCGTGTGGCTAAAGGTCGTTATGAAGACCTGATTGCCTGGCTGCGCGAAGGCGAACAGTTGGCCACTGACTTTCCGGGCTACCTGGGCTCTGGCGTACTGGCTCCGCCACCGGGCGATGATGAGTTCCAGATCATTTTCCGTTTCGCCGATGAACAGACCCTGCACGCTTGGGAGTTCTCGGCGTCCCGCGGTGCATGGCTGGGACGCGGCAGCGATTTGTTTGCCGACCCATCGGAACATCGAGTTCGCGGGATCGACGGCTGGTTTGGCGCCGTGGGCCAGCGCCCACCCCGCTGGAAACAAGCGGTCGCCATCTGGCTGGCGTTTTTCCCGGTATCGCTGTTGTTCAATGTCGGGCTTGAGCCTCTGCTCAGCGAATTAGGCCTGTTCAACCGCGTGCTGGTCAGCACTTTGGCGCTGACGCCGTTGATGGTGTATTTCTTCATTCCGCTGTCGACCCATTTGTTGGCGAACTGGCTGCACCCCGCACCGGTTCGGGTCAAAGCCACTGAAGCTGCGGCGTAA
- a CDS encoding SDR family oxidoreductase translates to MSESVQFKDKVVIVTGAGGGLGRAHALLFAKHGAKVLVNDLGGSAQGEGANASAADRVVAEIREAGGIAEANHDSVTDGDKIVQNALDVFGRIDVVVNNAGILRDKTFHKMDDGDWDLVYRVHVEGAYKVTRAAWPHLREQGYGRVIFTASTSGIYGNFGQSNYGMAKLGLYGLTRTLALEGRKNNILVNAIAPTGGTRMTEGLIPPQVFERLKPELVSPLVVYLGSEACQETSGLFEVGGGWIGKTRWERSLGVGFDPEAGFSPDDVAAHWQQICDFEGAAHPKDNIEALKEMMANLQKYAL, encoded by the coding sequence ATGAGTGAGTCTGTGCAGTTCAAGGATAAGGTCGTGATCGTCACCGGTGCTGGCGGTGGATTGGGCCGGGCTCACGCGCTGCTGTTCGCCAAGCACGGCGCCAAGGTGTTGGTGAACGACTTGGGTGGCTCGGCCCAGGGCGAAGGTGCCAATGCATCGGCGGCAGACCGAGTGGTGGCCGAGATCCGTGAGGCCGGTGGCATTGCCGAGGCCAATCATGATTCGGTCACCGATGGCGACAAGATCGTACAGAACGCCCTCGACGTGTTCGGCCGCATCGACGTGGTGGTGAACAACGCCGGGATCCTGCGGGACAAGACCTTCCACAAAATGGACGATGGTGACTGGGACCTGGTTTACCGGGTGCATGTCGAAGGCGCCTACAAAGTCACCCGCGCCGCCTGGCCGCACCTGCGGGAGCAAGGTTATGGACGCGTCATTTTTACCGCTTCAACCTCCGGGATTTACGGCAACTTCGGCCAGTCCAACTACGGCATGGCCAAGCTCGGCCTGTATGGCTTGACCCGCACCCTGGCATTGGAAGGGCGCAAGAACAACATTCTGGTCAACGCCATTGCGCCTACCGGTGGCACGCGCATGACCGAAGGCCTGATCCCGCCACAAGTGTTCGAGCGCCTGAAGCCGGAACTGGTCAGCCCGTTGGTGGTGTACCTGGGCAGCGAGGCCTGCCAGGAAACCTCCGGCCTGTTTGAAGTCGGCGGTGGCTGGATCGGCAAGACCCGTTGGGAGCGCAGCCTGGGTGTGGGGTTTGACCCTGAAGCTGGCTTCTCGCCGGACGATGTGGCCGCGCACTGGCAGCAAATCTGCGACTTTGAAGGCGCCGCTCACCCTAAGGACAATATTGAAGCCTTGAAGGAAATGATGGCGAACCTGCAGAAGTACGCCCTCTGA
- a CDS encoding HopJ type III effector protein → MTDLNTLRASLNSGEHAFADTLAFVAAGYDYQPQAFTNGGVENAAGQNEGSCKTLGLALLEGLSDQEALLAFGEHYRSVLATPEGSDHGNIRALIEHGLVGVKFSAQPLTRKS, encoded by the coding sequence ATGACTGACCTGAACACCCTGCGCGCCAGCCTCAACAGCGGCGAACACGCCTTTGCCGATACCCTGGCCTTTGTCGCCGCCGGTTACGACTACCAGCCACAGGCCTTCACCAACGGCGGCGTGGAAAACGCTGCCGGGCAGAATGAAGGTTCGTGCAAGACCCTGGGCCTGGCGTTGCTGGAAGGCTTGAGCGATCAGGAAGCGCTGTTGGCGTTTGGTGAGCATTACCGTTCGGTATTGGCCACGCCTGAGGGCAGTGATCACGGCAATATCCGTGCGTTGATCGAGCATGGGTTGGTGGGTGTTAAATTCAGTGCACAGCCTCTGACACGCAAATCCTGA
- the cysZ gene encoding sulfate transporter CysZ, translating into MPAPALSGPQYLREGLKLVLSPGLRLFVLLPLAINLILFVGLIYFAGHQFSLWVDTLMPTLPSWLSFLNYLLWPLFVVLVVLMVFFTFTMLANIIAAPFNGFLAEKVEVVVRGTDDFPPFSWAELAAMVPRTLAREMRKLGYFLPRAIGLFILSFIPVVNLVAAPLWLLFGVWMMAIQYIDYPADNHKLGWNEMLAWLRQKRWQSMSFGGIVYLVLLVPVVNLLMMPAAVAGATLFWVREQGAEAMAVKKA; encoded by the coding sequence ATGCCCGCCCCCGCTCTCTCAGGCCCGCAATACCTGCGCGAAGGCCTCAAACTGGTGCTCAGCCCCGGCCTGCGCCTGTTCGTGCTGCTGCCGCTGGCAATCAACTTGATACTGTTCGTCGGATTGATCTACTTCGCCGGCCATCAGTTCAGCCTGTGGGTCGACACGCTGATGCCGACCCTGCCGAGTTGGCTGAGCTTCCTGAATTATCTCCTGTGGCCGCTGTTCGTGGTGCTGGTGGTACTGATGGTGTTTTTCACCTTCACCATGCTCGCCAACATCATCGCCGCGCCGTTCAACGGATTTCTCGCGGAAAAGGTCGAAGTGGTAGTGCGCGGCACCGACGACTTCCCACCCTTCAGTTGGGCAGAGTTGGCAGCCATGGTCCCCCGCACCCTGGCCCGGGAAATGCGCAAGCTGGGTTACTTCCTGCCACGGGCCATCGGCCTGTTTATCCTGTCGTTCATTCCGGTGGTCAACCTGGTGGCTGCACCGCTGTGGTTGCTGTTCGGGGTGTGGATGATGGCGATCCAGTACATCGACTACCCGGCGGATAACCACAAACTGGGCTGGAACGAAATGCTCGCCTGGCTGCGCCAGAAACGCTGGCAGAGCATGAGCTTCGGCGGGATCGTCTACCTGGTGTTGCTGGTGCCGGTGGTCAACCTGCTGATGATGCCGGCGGCAGTGGCTGGAGCGACGCTATTCTGGGTGCGCGAGCAAGGTGCCGAGGCGATGGCAGTGAAGAAGGCCTGA